The following proteins come from a genomic window of Macadamia integrifolia cultivar HAES 741 unplaced genomic scaffold, SCU_Mint_v3 scaffold2193, whole genome shotgun sequence:
- the LOC122066016 gene encoding uncharacterized protein LOC122066016, which translates to MRVLFWNICGVKKEAGKRFLQSLITETSPDILCLAEPMVQVSKFPVLFFNKLGYSAEFIHNIRHERLSNLWIIWNHGLSQPSVVSMSDQQLSIEVDWQGKKMLLSFIHASCFKIERRDLWSELAAISAASLLLVVGDFNATLLSNEKKGPGKFNVGSAAEFQAMVDSCMHISTPSQGKKYTWSNNRTRGNVMAVLDRSFHNELWIDEFKNISQRVISCTGSDHTPILIHSNVIQKPSNIPFRFHNFWMEDDSFHSVVKQAWSQHVGGCPIYILAQKLKVVKGVLKAWAKERFPNLNEEVKKATSGLKRVQDIIEISGMSDALFNEEADAKTALLNASKMQEKLWFEKAKLRWLKEGDRNTKFLHLSVKIKRSRNQISMLHREDGSWISDQLHLANYIVDFYKSSHSEIPVEPHYELLDQIPTIISNEDNAFLGVVPLREEIKMAIWDLDANSSPSPDGFLGQFF; encoded by the coding sequence ATGCGTGTTCTTTTCTGGAATATTTGTGGTGTGAAGAAGGAGGCTGGTAAGAGATTTTTACAATCTCTTATTACAGAGACTTCTCCAGATATTCTGTGTTTGGCTGAACCAATGGTTCAGGTGAGTAAATtccctgttttattttttaataaattgggatattCGGCAGAGTTTATCCATAATATCCGCCATGAAAGGTTGTCTAACCTGTGGATAATTTGGAACCATGGTCTGAGTCAGCCTTCCGTTGTCTCAATGTCGGATCAACAGCTCTCTATTGAGGTGGACTggcaagggaaaaaaatgcttTTGTCCTTTATTCATGCTAGTTGCTTTAAAATTGAGCGTAGAGATTTGTGGTCGGAATTGGCGGCTATTTCAGCAGCTTCTCTCCTGCTTGTtgttggtgattttaatgcgacACTGTTGTCTAATGAGAAAAAAGGTCCGGGGAAATTTAATGTTGGATCGGCGGCAGAGTTCCAAGCAATGGTGGATTCTTGTATGCACATTTCTACCCCTTCACAGGGTAAAAAGTATACTTGGTCAAATAATCGTACAAGGGGTAATGTCATGGCTGTTCTGGATAGAAGCTTTCATAATGAGTTATGGATTGatgaattcaaaaatatttctcaGAGAGTTATAAGCTGCACTGGATCTGATCACACTCCCATCTTGATCCATTCAAACGTGATCCAAAAGCCTAGCAACATTCCGTTtcgatttcataatttttggatggaagatgATAGCTTTCATTCGGTGGTGAAGCAAGCCTGGTCTCAACATGTGGGTGGCTGCCCCATTTATATCTTGGCGCAAAAATTGAAGGTGGTGAAAGGGGTGCTAAAAGCTTGGGCAAAAGAAAGATTTCCTAATCTAAATGAGGAAGTGAAAAAAGCTACTTCAGGGCTAAAAAGAGTGCAGGATATTATTGAGATTTCAGGAATGTCGGATGCTCTCTTTAAcgaagaagctgatgcaaaaacaGCCCTTTTAAATGCTAGTAAGATGCAAGAAAAACTGTGGTTTGAGAAGGCTAAATTACGATGGTTGAAAGAAGGTGATCGGAACACAAAATTTTTGCATCTTTCAGTGAAGATTAAAAGATCAAGAAATCAGATTAGTATGTTACATCGTGAAGATGGTTCTTGGATTTCTGATCAATTACATTTGGCCAACTATATTGTGGATTTTTACAAGAGTTCTCACTCTGAAATTCCTGTAGAACCACACTATGAGCTACTTGACCAAATTCCGACAATCATTTCTAATGAAGACAATGCTTTCTTGGGTGTTGTTCCCTTaagggaagaaataaagatggCAATATGGGATCTGGATGCGAACAGCTCTCCGAGCCCTGACGGCTTTCTAGGTCAGTTTTTCTGA